In the genome of Deltaproteobacteria bacterium, the window GCCATGCTCTGCGGTGGTGCTGACGAGTACGATACAACGACCGTCGCTGTTTTTGACAATTTGCTGGCCTGTTCCACGGCCTTCAACGACAAACCTCACATGACGCCCCGTCCGTTCGACGCCAGACGGGATGGCCTTGTCGTGGGTGAAGGGGCCGGCGCTGTTTTGCTGGAAGAGTTCGAACATGCCCGCAAACGAGGGGCCACCATTCTGGGGGAAATCATCGGTTTCAGTTGTAATAACAACGGTGGTGATCTGATCCTGCCAAATCTTCAAGGTATTATACAGACGATTCGCGTCGGCCTGCAAAGCGCGGGGATTGATCCCAGGGACGTGGATCTTGTAAGCGCCCACGCCACGGGAACGAAAATGGGGGACATCATTGAGGCCCAGGCGATCCATAATGTTTACGGGAGCCGTCCTCCGGTGGTGGCACTGAAGAGCTACATGGGACACACCATGGGGTCTTGCGGCGTCATCGAAACGATCATTTTGCTCAATCTGATGCGGGAAGGCTGCCTCGTACCGACCCTGAATCTGGACGAGGTCGACGAACGCTGTGCCATGATATGTCACAGCCGCCATGTCGAGAACTTCCAGATTAAAATCGCGGCTGTTCAGAATTTTGCCTTCGGTGGCGTCAACACAAACCTGATCATCCGTAAACCGTCTTGAAGGGGATCATCCTGGGAAAAAGAGGCAATGACCAAATTACGAGGCACATGGATGGATTTCACCGTCACCCTGATCCTGTGGGTTTATTATATCCTGGGTTTTCTTCTGTTTTTTGCCCCTTTCTACCTTATCGCTTTTATCCTTTCGCGCAACCGGGAGAAGGCCTTCCAGAAGTTGAACCACCTGTTGCACCGAAGGTTTTTTGTGTTATTACGGATCCTGATCCCCCAAATCACCTGGTACGTTTCGTCCGAAGTCCGGGCCATGCGTTCGTCCGTCATCATTGCTAACCACCGGTCCTTCCTGGATCCGATCCTCTTGGTTTCACTCTTTCCAAAGCAAAAGACCGTCGTCAAGAAACGGTACTTCCATTTCCCGGTGTTTGGATGGATCTTGAAAATATCCGGTTATATCCCCGCTTTGGCGGCGGATTCCGGATCGGAGATTCTTTTCGAACAGGTTGGGCGGATGAAGAACTACCTGGTAGAAGGAGGAAACCTTTTTATGTTTCCCGAGGGAACCCGGAGCCGCAGCGGCCAGGTTGGAACGCTCGGCCGGGGAGCGTTTCGTATCGCCAGGTTCTGTCGCAGCCCTATTCAGGTGGTGAGGATCAAAAACACAGGACGTTTGTTTATTCCCGGGCGGTTTCTATTCAACACCCGGGAACGATTTACCGTGTCCGTCGAACTGGCGGGAACCTTGGCGCCGGATTACGATGACGACGCATTTTCTCTCTCGGACTGTATGGAGCAGGCACGCGCCTTGCTGGAAACAGGGAGGGCGTGATGGTGGCAATGCCCCCTCCGTCTGAGGTAATCCCAAACGGCTGGCGTCGTTTTCCCTGTTCGATTTCAGTTTTACCGTATCTCCAGGACCATCATGTGGCCGGAAAAACGATCTTTCCCGCAGCGGAGATTCTCCAGCATCTGGGGGGAACCGTTGCGAACGTGCAGCCGGAATTCTGCGTTACCGTCATGGGGCAAGCCGCTTTCGGCCGTTTTCTGGAAATCGGACCCGACGATGATGAAATAAGGGTCTTTCATGATGTGAAAGTAATTGAAAACAGCCGAATATCGGCCCGTCTGGTGACCGTAGCCCCATCCGGGCGATCCGCTATCAGACGGGAAAAAATCCACGCCATCGTTGATTTTCCTGGATCATCTGAGCACGACACCGCTTTTCCCTATGATTTGTCGGCATCGCTTGAAGGAATCTGTTTCCGAGTGTCCGCAGAAAAAATTTACCGTGATCTCATCCCCTTCGGACCGGCGTTCCACAGCCTTCAAGGCGATGTGTTTTTGACCGAGGGTGGTGGGTTGGGCAGAGTCCTTGCGGCGCCGCATCCGGCACCGCTGACGCCCTTGGGCTCGATCTTTCCCTTCGACGGGGCCATGCATGTGGCCTGCGCATGGAGTCAGCGTTTTCATGGTATTGTCGCCTTTCCCATCGGTTTCAACGAGCGGAGGGTCATGAATCCGACCGTTCAGGGGGAAACATATTACTGCCGAATTTTGCCGGTGAAGGTAACCCGGGAAAATTTCATCTTCGACAT includes:
- a CDS encoding 3-oxoacyl-ACP synthase gives rise to the protein MERRVVITACAAITPIGLTREEMLHCLRDGVSGIRPLKEDGLLSGHIHSKVFGTVDYPVIYDFKRTFRKTMGPVAYYACQVAKETLEHAGLDSAFITSGRLGVAFGSTHGSPTVQREIYKTFFGGTRQDVRSIGAVDYLKSMVHTTAVNITKMFGITGRVISSSTACTTSSQSIGFGYEMIKFGMQDAMLCGGADEYDTTTVAVFDNLLACSTAFNDKPHMTPRPFDARRDGLVVGEGAGAVLLEEFEHARKRGATILGEIIGFSCNNNGGDLILPNLQGIIQTIRVGLQSAGIDPRDVDLVSAHATGTKMGDIIEAQAIHNVYGSRPPVVALKSYMGHTMGSCGVIETIILLNLMREGCLVPTLNLDEVDERCAMICHSRHVENFQIKIAAVQNFAFGGVNTNLIIRKPS
- a CDS encoding 1-acyl-sn-glycerol-3-phosphate acyltransferase, with amino-acid sequence MTKLRGTWMDFTVTLILWVYYILGFLLFFAPFYLIAFILSRNREKAFQKLNHLLHRRFFVLLRILIPQITWYVSSEVRAMRSSVIIANHRSFLDPILLVSLFPKQKTVVKKRYFHFPVFGWILKISGYIPALAADSGSEILFEQVGRMKNYLVEGGNLFMFPEGTRSRSGQVGTLGRGAFRIARFCRSPIQVVRIKNTGRLFIPGRFLFNTRERFTVSVELAGTLAPDYDDDAFSLSDCMEQARALLETGRA
- a CDS encoding 4'-phosphopantetheinyl transferase superfamily protein yields the protein MVAMPPPSEVIPNGWRRFPCSISVLPYLQDHHVAGKTIFPAAEILQHLGGTVANVQPEFCVTVMGQAAFGRFLEIGPDDDEIRVFHDVKVIENSRISARLVTVAPSGRSAIRREKIHAIVDFPGSSEHDTAFPYDLSASLEGICFRVSAEKIYRDLIPFGPAFHSLQGDVFLTEGGGLGRVLAAPHPAPLTPLGSIFPFDGAMHVACAWSQRFHGIVAFPIGFNERRVMNPTVQGETYYCRILPVKVTRENFIFDMVIADERGNLRESIRGLTMKDVFVGRGKPPSWIRRDRGDSLPTLRANCHALAVMEDGAFFDFAELALTPVESERFAKMGRRRQRGYLMGRLALKMLARELAGGERLTPAQDIHTMMPDGIRPCCPHPSGQTPVSCSLSHDRRFAVAAVSDEPIGVDVEVLSERVLKARHLFMNDQESRLTDASSLGVMPAALRVWSIKESVTKAINIPIGDCWQRTDVLEIGEHVSHLKVDGRDYIAFHDTVDDHLFTLAKRAP